In Micromonospora sp. WMMA1363, a genomic segment contains:
- the rplD gene encoding 50S ribosomal protein L4, with product MTTVDVLTVEGNKSGSVELPADIFDAQANVALMHQVVVAQLAAARQGTHKTKTRGEVAGGGKKPYKQKGTGRARQGSIRAPQFAGGGVVHGPVPRDYSQRTPKKMKAAALRGALSDRARAGKVHVVEAFVSGEKPSTKAALATLAKLTEARRVLVVLSSTDELNWVSLRNEPRVHLIEAGQLNTYDVLVADDVVFTKEALDEFLGLPMVVGRAAETTEEGGK from the coding sequence GTGACCACCGTTGACGTCCTCACCGTCGAAGGCAACAAGAGCGGCTCCGTCGAGTTGCCCGCCGACATCTTCGACGCACAGGCCAACGTCGCGCTGATGCACCAGGTCGTGGTGGCTCAGCTCGCGGCGGCCCGGCAGGGAACGCACAAGACCAAGACCCGCGGCGAGGTTGCCGGTGGCGGCAAGAAGCCGTACAAGCAGAAGGGCACCGGTCGTGCCCGGCAGGGCTCGATCCGCGCGCCGCAATTCGCCGGTGGTGGCGTGGTGCACGGTCCCGTGCCGCGCGACTACAGCCAGCGGACCCCGAAGAAGATGAAGGCCGCCGCCCTCCGCGGCGCCCTGTCCGACCGGGCGCGCGCCGGCAAGGTGCACGTCGTCGAGGCGTTCGTCTCGGGCGAGAAGCCGTCGACCAAGGCCGCCCTCGCCACGCTGGCGAAGCTGACCGAGGCCCGCCGGGTACTGGTCGTGCTGAGCAGCACCGACGAGCTGAACTGGGTGTCGCTGCGGAACGAGCCGCGGGTGCACCTGATCGAGGCCGGCCAGCTCAACACCTACGACGTGCTGGTGGCCGACGACGTGGTCTTCACCAAGGAGGCCCTGGACGAGTTCCTGGGGCTGCCGATGGTGGTCGGCCGGGCGGCCGAGACGACCGAGGAGGGTGGCAAGTGA
- the fusA gene encoding elongation factor G, translating to MAAADALANVRNIGIMAHIDAGKTTTTERILFYTGITYKIGEVHEGAAVMDWMEQEQERGITITSAATKCEWKGHTIQIIDTPGHVDFTVEVERSLRVLDGAVAVYDGVAGVEPQTENVWRQADKYNVPRMCFVNKLDRTGADFFRCVQMMIDRLNATPLVLQIPIGLEADHIGVVDLVSMRALTWRGETKKGEDYAVEEIPAELTDAAAEWREKLMETLADVDDSVMEKYLEGEEISTEEIKVAVRRATIAGKANPVLCGSAFKNKGVQPMLDAVVDYLPSPLDIPAIEGTATDGETPMQRKPSTSEPFSGLAFKIQTDKHLGKLTYVRVYSGVVESGSQVVNSTKDRKERIGKIYQMHANKREERSSAKAGDIIAVQGLKQTTTGDTLCDPANPVILESMTFPEPVIEVAIEPKTKADQEKLSTAIQRLAEEDPTFRVKLDEETGQTVISGMGELHLDILVDRMRREFNVEANIGKPQVAYRETIRRLVEKVEYTHKKQTGGSGQYARVIISLEPLPLDNEAPTYEFANAVTGGRIPREFIPSVDAGAQDAMQYGILAGFPLVGVKLTLVDGQYHEVDSSEMAFKIAGSMVLKEAARKADPALLEPMMAVEVTTPEENMGDVIGDLNSRRGIIQAMEERGGARVVRALVPLSEMFGYVGDLRSKTQGRASYSMQFDSYAEVPASVAKEIIAKATGE from the coding sequence GTGGCCGCCGCAGACGCGCTCGCCAACGTACGCAACATCGGCATCATGGCGCACATCGATGCCGGTAAGACCACTACCACCGAGCGGATCCTGTTCTACACCGGTATCACCTACAAGATCGGTGAGGTCCACGAGGGCGCTGCCGTCATGGACTGGATGGAGCAGGAGCAGGAGCGCGGTATCACCATCACTTCCGCCGCCACCAAGTGCGAGTGGAAGGGCCACACGATCCAGATCATCGACACGCCCGGCCACGTCGACTTCACCGTCGAGGTCGAGCGGTCGCTGCGCGTTCTGGACGGTGCGGTCGCGGTCTACGACGGTGTCGCCGGTGTGGAGCCGCAGACGGAGAACGTCTGGCGCCAGGCCGACAAGTACAACGTTCCCCGGATGTGCTTCGTCAACAAGCTCGACCGGACCGGTGCCGACTTCTTCCGCTGCGTGCAGATGATGATCGACCGGCTCAACGCCACCCCGCTGGTGCTTCAGATCCCGATCGGGCTCGAGGCCGACCACATCGGTGTCGTGGACCTGGTCAGCATGCGCGCCCTCACCTGGCGCGGGGAGACCAAGAAGGGTGAGGACTACGCGGTCGAGGAGATCCCGGCCGAGCTGACCGACGCCGCGGCCGAGTGGCGCGAGAAGCTGATGGAGACCCTGGCCGACGTCGACGACTCGGTGATGGAGAAGTACCTGGAGGGCGAGGAGATCTCCACCGAGGAGATCAAGGTCGCCGTCCGACGGGCCACCATCGCCGGCAAGGCCAATCCGGTGCTCTGCGGCTCCGCGTTCAAGAACAAGGGCGTCCAGCCGATGCTCGACGCCGTGGTCGACTACCTGCCGTCGCCGCTGGACATCCCGGCGATCGAGGGCACCGCCACCGACGGCGAGACGCCGATGCAGCGGAAGCCGTCCACCTCGGAGCCGTTCTCCGGCCTGGCCTTCAAGATCCAGACTGACAAGCACCTCGGCAAGCTCACCTACGTCCGGGTGTACTCGGGCGTGGTCGAGTCCGGGTCCCAGGTGGTCAACTCCACCAAGGACCGCAAGGAGCGGATCGGCAAGATCTACCAGATGCACGCCAACAAGCGGGAGGAGCGCAGCTCCGCCAAGGCTGGCGACATCATCGCGGTTCAGGGGCTGAAGCAGACCACCACCGGTGACACCCTGTGTGACCCGGCGAACCCCGTCATCCTGGAGTCGATGACCTTCCCGGAGCCGGTCATCGAGGTGGCCATCGAGCCGAAGACCAAGGCCGACCAGGAGAAGCTCAGCACCGCCATCCAGCGGCTGGCCGAGGAGGACCCGACCTTCCGCGTCAAGCTGGACGAGGAGACCGGCCAGACGGTCATCTCCGGCATGGGCGAGCTGCACCTGGACATCCTGGTGGACCGGATGCGCCGTGAGTTCAACGTCGAAGCGAACATCGGCAAGCCTCAGGTGGCGTACCGTGAGACCATCCGCCGGCTGGTGGAGAAGGTCGAGTACACCCACAAGAAGCAGACCGGTGGTTCGGGTCAGTACGCCCGGGTGATCATCAGCCTGGAGCCGCTGCCGCTGGACAACGAGGCGCCGACCTACGAGTTCGCCAACGCCGTCACCGGCGGCCGTATCCCCAGGGAGTTCATCCCCTCGGTGGACGCGGGCGCTCAGGACGCCATGCAGTACGGCATTCTCGCTGGCTTCCCGCTGGTCGGTGTCAAGCTGACCCTGGTGGACGGTCAGTACCACGAGGTCGACTCGTCCGAGATGGCGTTCAAGATCGCCGGCTCGATGGTGCTGAAGGAGGCGGCCCGCAAGGCCGACCCGGCGCTGCTTGAGCCGATGATGGCCGTTGAGGTCACCACTCCGGAGGAGAACATGGGTGACGTCATCGGCGACCTCAACTCCCGCCGTGGCATCATCCAGGCGATGGAGGAACGCGGCGGTGCCCGCGTCGTCCGCGCCCTGGTGCCGTTGTCGGAGATGTTCGGCTACGTCGGCGACCTGCGGTCGAAGACCCAGGGCCGGGCTAGCTACAGCATGCAGTTCGACTCCTACGCCGAGGTTCCGGCCTCGGTGGCCAAGGAGATCATCGCCAAGGCGACTGGTGAGTGA
- the rplW gene encoding 50S ribosomal protein L23, translating to MSTIADPRDIIVAPVVSEKSYSELNRNWYTFLVHPDANKTAIKIAIEQIFDVRVLTVNTLNREGKRKRTRTGFGKRKDTKRAMVKLADGDRIEAFGGPVS from the coding sequence GTGAGCACGATCGCCGACCCGCGCGACATCATCGTGGCGCCGGTCGTCTCGGAGAAGAGCTACAGCGAGCTGAACCGCAACTGGTACACCTTCCTGGTGCACCCGGACGCGAACAAGACCGCGATCAAGATCGCCATCGAGCAGATCTTCGACGTGCGCGTCCTGACGGTGAACACGCTCAACCGCGAGGGCAAGCGCAAGCGGACCCGCACCGGGTTCGGCAAGCGCAAGGACACCAAGCGGGCGATGGTGAAGCTGGCTGACGGTGACCGTATCGAGGCCTTCGGCGGCCCGGTCAGCTGA
- the rplC gene encoding 50S ribosomal protein L3 yields the protein MDRQVKGILGAKLGMTQVWDNNRVVPVTVVQAGPCVVSQVRSAEKDGYSAVQLAYGAIDPRKVKKPISGHYAKADVAPRRHIVELRTTDAAEYSLGQEVTVEQFPAGISVDVTGKTKGKGYAGPMKRHGFHGLRASHGVERKHRSPGSIGACATPGRVFKGTRMAGRMGGVRYTVQNLTVQAVDTENNLLLVRGAIPGPKGALVLVRTAAKAKKGGAAK from the coding sequence ATGGACAGGCAAGTCAAGGGGATCCTGGGCGCGAAGCTCGGCATGACCCAGGTCTGGGACAACAACCGCGTTGTTCCGGTGACCGTGGTGCAGGCCGGCCCGTGCGTCGTCAGCCAGGTTCGCAGCGCCGAGAAGGACGGCTACTCGGCGGTCCAGCTGGCGTACGGCGCGATCGACCCGCGCAAGGTCAAGAAGCCGATCAGCGGTCACTACGCGAAGGCCGATGTCGCGCCGCGTCGCCACATCGTCGAGCTGCGCACGACCGACGCCGCCGAGTACTCACTCGGCCAGGAGGTCACGGTCGAGCAGTTCCCGGCCGGTATCTCGGTCGACGTGACCGGCAAGACCAAGGGCAAGGGCTACGCCGGCCCGATGAAGCGGCACGGCTTCCACGGCCTGCGCGCCAGCCACGGTGTCGAGCGAAAGCACCGTTCGCCGGGCTCCATCGGCGCCTGCGCCACCCCGGGTCGTGTCTTCAAGGGCACCCGGATGGCCGGCCGGATGGGTGGCGTCCGCTACACCGTCCAGAACCTGACCGTCCAGGCGGTCGACACCGAGAACAACCTCCTGCTCGTCCGCGGGGCCATCCCGGGCCCCAAGGGCGCGCTGGTCCTGGTCCGCACGGCGGCCAAGGCGAAGAAGGGTGGTGCGGCCAAGTGA
- the rplB gene encoding 50S ribosomal protein L2: MAIRKYKPTTPGRRGSSVADFAEITRSTPEKSLLAPLPKKGGRNAHGRITTRHQGGGHKRQYRLIDFKRVDKDGVPAKVAHIEYDPNRTARIALLHYLDGEKRYIIAPKDLKQGDTVESGPSADIKPGNNLPLRNIPVGTTIHNVELRPGGGAKLARSAGVGIQLLGREGAYATLRMPSGEIRRVDVRCRASIGEIGNADQSNINWGKAGRMRWKGKRPTVRGVAMNPVDHPHGGGEGKTSGGRHPVNPQGKPEGRTRRKGQPSDRLIVRRRYATRKRG, translated from the coding sequence ATGGCTATCCGTAAGTACAAGCCGACGACGCCGGGCCGGCGTGGCTCGAGCGTCGCCGACTTCGCCGAGATCACCCGGTCGACGCCCGAGAAGTCGCTGCTGGCTCCGCTGCCGAAGAAGGGCGGGCGGAACGCCCACGGGCGGATCACGACCCGGCACCAGGGTGGCGGCCACAAGCGGCAGTACCGGCTCATCGACTTCAAGCGGGTCGACAAGGACGGCGTGCCGGCGAAGGTCGCGCACATCGAGTACGACCCGAACCGCACCGCTCGGATCGCGCTGCTGCACTACCTCGACGGTGAGAAGCGCTACATCATCGCGCCGAAGGACCTGAAGCAGGGCGACACCGTCGAGTCTGGGCCGAGCGCCGACATCAAGCCGGGCAACAACCTGCCGCTGCGCAACATCCCGGTCGGCACCACGATCCACAACGTGGAGCTGCGTCCGGGTGGTGGCGCCAAGCTGGCCCGGTCGGCCGGCGTCGGCATCCAGCTGCTCGGTCGCGAGGGCGCGTACGCGACCCTGCGCATGCCGTCCGGTGAGATCCGGCGGGTGGACGTGCGGTGCCGCGCCAGCATCGGCGAGATCGGCAACGCCGACCAGTCGAACATCAACTGGGGTAAGGCCGGTCGGATGCGCTGGAAGGGCAAGCGCCCGACCGTCCGTGGTGTCGCCATGAACCCGGTCGACCACCCGCACGGTGGTGGCGAGGGTAAGACCTCCGGCGGTCGCCACCCGGTCAACCCGCAGGGTAAGCCCGAGGGCCGTACCCGTCGTAAGGGCCAGCCGAGTGACCGGCTGATCGTCCGCCGCCGCTACGCCACGCGTAAGCGCGGCTGA
- the rplV gene encoding 50S ribosomal protein L22 yields MPGKGDAPVLPGARAVARYVRISPMKARRVVNLVRGLPAKEALTVLQFAPQAASEQVYKVLASAIANAENNERLDPGALLVSEAYVDEGPTMKRFQPRAQGRAYRIRKRTCHITVAVEAVAPSTPKKAAAKKAAPAKQTRPAETQSTTEGAE; encoded by the coding sequence ATGCCAGGAAAGGGCGACGCTCCGGTGCTGCCGGGCGCGCGGGCGGTTGCGCGGTACGTGCGCATCTCGCCGATGAAGGCGCGCCGGGTGGTCAACCTCGTCCGCGGCCTGCCCGCGAAGGAGGCGCTCACGGTGCTGCAGTTCGCGCCTCAGGCCGCGAGCGAGCAGGTGTACAAGGTGCTTGCGAGCGCGATCGCCAACGCGGAGAACAACGAGCGGCTGGACCCCGGCGCGCTGCTCGTCAGCGAGGCGTACGTGGACGAGGGCCCGACCATGAAGCGGTTCCAGCCGCGGGCGCAGGGCCGGGCGTACCGGATCCGCAAGCGCACCTGCCACATCACTGTCGCGGTCGAGGCGGTGGCGCCGTCCACGCCGAAGAAGGCGGCGGCGAAGAAGGCGGCCCCGGCGAAGCAGACCAGGCCGGCTGAGACGCAGAGCACGACGGAGGGTGCCGAGTAA
- the rpsG gene encoding 30S ribosomal protein S7 has product MPRKGPAPRRPLVADPVYNSPLVTQLVNKILLRGKRQLAERVVYAALEGCREKSGTDPVVTLKRAMDNVKPTLEVRSRRVGGATYQVPVEVRPARATTLGLRWLVTYSRARREKTMVERLMNELLDASNGLGAAVKRREDTHKMAESNKAFAHYRW; this is encoded by the coding sequence ATGCCGCGTAAGGGACCCGCTCCGCGGCGGCCGCTGGTCGCTGACCCGGTGTACAACTCGCCGCTGGTCACCCAGCTGGTGAACAAGATCCTGTTGCGCGGCAAGCGTCAGCTCGCTGAGCGCGTCGTGTACGCGGCCCTGGAGGGCTGCCGCGAGAAGTCCGGCACCGACCCGGTCGTCACCCTCAAGCGGGCGATGGACAACGTCAAGCCGACCCTGGAGGTGCGCAGCCGCCGCGTCGGTGGCGCGACCTACCAGGTGCCGGTCGAGGTCCGTCCGGCCCGGGCGACCACGCTGGGCCTGCGCTGGCTGGTCACCTACTCCCGGGCCCGGCGGGAGAAGACCATGGTCGAGCGGCTGATGAACGAGCTGCTGGACGCGAGCAACGGCCTCGGTGCCGCCGTCAAGCGGCGCGAGGACACCCACAAGATGGCCGAGTCCAACAAGGCCTTCGCGCACTACCGCTGGTAA
- the rpsJ gene encoding 30S ribosomal protein S10 encodes MAGQKIRIRLKAYDHEVVDSSARKIVETVTRTGAQVAGPVPLPTEINRFCVIRSPHKYKDSREHFEMRTHKRLIDIIDPTPKTVDSLMRLDLPAGVDIEIKL; translated from the coding sequence ATGGCGGGACAGAAGATCCGCATCCGGCTCAAGGCCTATGACCACGAGGTCGTCGACTCCTCGGCTCGGAAGATCGTCGAGACGGTGACGCGTACCGGGGCGCAGGTCGCGGGCCCGGTGCCGCTGCCCACGGAGATCAACCGTTTCTGCGTTATCCGCTCGCCGCACAAGTACAAGGACTCGCGCGAGCACTTCGAGATGCGCACGCACAAGCGGCTGATCGACATCATCGACCCGACCCCGAAGACGGTCGACTCGCTCATGCGCCTCGACCTGCCGGCTGGCGTCGACATCGAGATCAAGCTGTAG
- the rpsS gene encoding 30S ribosomal protein S19 has translation MPRSLKKGPFVDDHLIKKVETQNDKGTKNVIKTWSRRSTITPEMLGHTIAVHDGRKHVPVFVTEAMVGHKLGEFALTRTFKGHEKDDRKSRRR, from the coding sequence ATGCCTCGCAGCCTGAAGAAGGGCCCCTTCGTCGACGACCACCTGATCAAGAAGGTGGAGACGCAGAACGACAAGGGCACCAAGAACGTCATCAAGACCTGGTCGCGGCGCTCGACGATCACCCCGGAGATGCTGGGTCACACGATCGCCGTGCACGACGGACGCAAGCACGTCCCGGTGTTCGTGACCGAGGCGATGGTCGGGCACAAGCTCGGCGAGTTCGCGCTGACCCGCACGTTCAAGGGTCACGAGAAGGACGACCGGAAGAGCCGCCGGCGCTGA
- the tuf gene encoding elongation factor Tu, with product MAKAKFERTKPHVNIGTIGHIDHGKTTLTAAITKVLHDQYPDLNPYTPFDEIDKAPEEKARGITISIAHVEYQTEARHYAHVDCPGHADYIKNMITGAAQMDGAILVVAATDGPMPQTREHVLLARQVGVPYIVVALNKSDMVDDEELLELVELEVRELLSSQEYPGDDLPVVRVSALKALEGDPEWTQKLMDLMTAVDTAIPQPERETEKPFLMPIEDVFTITGRGTVVTGRAERGVLKPNEEVEIVGIREKSMKTTCTGIEMFRKLLDEARAGENVGLLLRGIKREDVERGMVVVKPGTTTPHTEFEATVYILSKEEGGRHTPFFQNYRPQFYFRTTDVTGVVTLPEGTEMVMPGDNTTMSVKLIQPIAMEENLKFAIREGGRTVGAGRVTKIIK from the coding sequence GTGGCGAAGGCGAAGTTCGAGCGGACTAAGCCGCACGTCAACATCGGCACCATTGGTCACATCGACCACGGTAAGACGACGCTGACGGCGGCCATCACCAAGGTCCTGCACGACCAGTACCCGGACCTGAACCCGTACACGCCGTTCGACGAGATCGACAAGGCGCCGGAGGAGAAGGCGCGCGGCATCACGATCTCGATCGCGCACGTCGAGTACCAGACCGAGGCGCGGCACTACGCGCACGTCGACTGCCCCGGTCACGCCGACTACATCAAGAACATGATCACCGGTGCCGCCCAGATGGACGGCGCGATCCTGGTGGTCGCGGCGACCGACGGCCCGATGCCGCAGACCCGCGAGCACGTGCTGCTGGCCCGTCAGGTCGGCGTGCCGTACATCGTCGTGGCGCTCAACAAGAGCGACATGGTCGATGACGAGGAGCTTCTGGAGCTCGTCGAGCTCGAGGTCCGCGAGCTGCTCTCGTCGCAGGAGTACCCGGGTGACGACCTGCCGGTCGTCCGGGTGTCCGCGCTGAAGGCGCTCGAGGGCGACCCTGAGTGGACCCAGAAGCTGATGGACCTGATGACCGCGGTCGACACCGCGATCCCGCAGCCGGAGCGCGAGACCGAGAAGCCGTTCCTGATGCCGATCGAGGACGTCTTCACGATCACCGGTCGGGGCACCGTCGTCACCGGTCGCGCTGAGCGCGGCGTCCTCAAGCCGAACGAGGAGGTGGAGATCGTCGGTATCCGCGAGAAGTCGATGAAGACCACCTGCACCGGCATCGAGATGTTCCGCAAGCTGCTCGACGAGGCCCGCGCGGGTGAGAACGTCGGTCTGCTGCTGCGTGGCATCAAGCGCGAGGACGTCGAGCGCGGCATGGTCGTCGTCAAGCCGGGTACCACGACTCCGCACACCGAGTTCGAGGCGACGGTCTACATCCTCTCCAAGGAGGAGGGCGGCCGGCACACCCCGTTCTTCCAGAACTACCGTCCGCAGTTCTACTTCCGGACCACCGACGTCACCGGTGTCGTCACCCTCCCCGAGGGCACCGAGATGGTCATGCCGGGCGACAACACCACGATGAGCGTCAAGCTCATCCAGCCGATCGCGATGGAGGAGAACCTCAAGTTCGCGATCCGCGAGGGTGGTCGTACGGTGGGCGCGGGTCGCGTCACCAAAATCATCAAGTGA
- the rpsL gene encoding 30S ribosomal protein S12 — MPTIQQLVRKGRQAKTTKTKTPALKGSPQRRGVCTRVYTTTPKKPNSALRKVARVKLSSQIEVTAYIPGVGHNLQEHSIVLVRGGRVKDLPGVRYKIVRGSLDTQGVRNRKQARSRYGAKKEKS; from the coding sequence GTGCCCACGATCCAGCAGCTGGTCCGCAAGGGCCGCCAGGCGAAGACGACCAAGACCAAGACCCCGGCGCTGAAGGGGTCCCCCCAGCGGCGCGGTGTGTGCACCCGCGTGTACACCACCACCCCGAAGAAGCCGAACTCGGCGCTGCGCAAGGTCGCTCGTGTCAAGCTCAGCAGTCAGATCGAGGTGACCGCCTACATCCCGGGTGTCGGCCACAACCTGCAGGAGCACTCCATCGTGCTCGTCCGCGGCGGCCGGGTGAAGGACCTCCCCGGCGTGCGTTACAAGATCGTCCGCGGCTCGCTGGACACCCAGGGTGTCCGCAACCGCAAGCAGGCGCGCAGCCGTTACGGCGCGAAGAAGGAGAAGAGCTGA
- the rpsC gene encoding 30S ribosomal protein S3 encodes MGQKVHPHGFRLGVSTDWKSRWFADKLYKDYIGEDVKIRRMMSKGLERAGISKVDIERTRDRVRVDIHTARPGIVIGRKGAEADRIRGELEKLTGKQVQLNIIEVKSPESDAQLVAQGVAEQLSSRVSFRRAMRKAMQSAMKNPVCKGIRVQVSGRLGGAEMSRTEFYREGRVPLHTLRANIEYGFFEARTTFGRIGVKVWIYKGDAVPGRETPTEAPSRPRRERGDRPERPRRGRSGSSGTTAGGTETGRAAATTIAQQAETPSGEPVDAGAVAAAAEKQQEG; translated from the coding sequence ATGGGTCAGAAGGTTCACCCGCACGGGTTCCGGCTCGGCGTCTCGACCGACTGGAAGTCGCGCTGGTTCGCGGACAAGCTCTACAAGGACTACATCGGCGAGGATGTCAAGATCCGTCGGATGATGTCCAAGGGACTTGAGCGCGCCGGGATCTCCAAGGTCGACATCGAGCGCACCCGGGATCGGGTCCGGGTCGACATCCACACCGCCCGGCCGGGCATCGTCATCGGTCGTAAGGGCGCGGAAGCGGATCGGATCCGCGGCGAGCTCGAGAAGCTGACCGGCAAGCAGGTGCAGCTCAACATCATTGAGGTGAAGAGCCCCGAGTCCGACGCGCAGCTCGTCGCGCAGGGCGTGGCTGAGCAGCTCTCCAGCCGGGTCAGCTTCCGCCGGGCGATGCGCAAGGCCATGCAGTCCGCGATGAAGAACCCGGTCTGCAAGGGCATCCGGGTCCAGGTCTCGGGCCGTCTCGGCGGCGCCGAGATGAGCCGGACCGAGTTCTACCGCGAGGGCCGGGTCCCGCTGCACACGCTGCGGGCCAACATCGAGTACGGCTTCTTCGAGGCCCGTACCACCTTCGGCCGGATCGGCGTGAAGGTCTGGATCTACAAGGGTGACGCGGTGCCGGGTCGGGAGACCCCGACCGAGGCTCCGTCGCGCCCGCGCCGTGAGCGCGGCGACCGCCCCGAGCGGCCACGCCGTGGTCGGTCCGGCTCGTCCGGCACGACCGCTGGTGGCACCGAGACCGGCCGCGCCGCCGCGACCACCATCGCGCAGCAGGCCGAGACGCCGAGCGGCGAGCCGGTGGATGCCGGCGCCGTCGCCGCAGCGGCAGAAAAGCAGCAGGAGGGCTGA